GGGGTTGTAGAAGtacttcgaagagcttcTAATTGACTAATATCGTTGTCCGCATCGAACACCTGATCATAAACATGCTTCGCATAAGTTGGCGGAGCCTCCGTATCCTCTTCTGGAAAGTAGTTCACAGACAAGCTACCATCATCTGATCTCTGCAAATTGTTGAGCGATGTTGAGCTTGCCAACGTAGTATTGAgaatttgtttttcaaataaGGGCACACCTTCGCCAGAGCGGAAATGGACTTTGCCTGTATTGTCCAGCAATACAAGCCGCCCCTCCACAGGCACATGTGGTGAAATGTACAAAAAGACAGGTATATTCGCTTTGATCTCTGtctttttgtcttcttctcccactcttttcttcaaagttatTTTAATGCTTAACTTATGGCGGACGCGTATTGCGTCTCCACCGATATCACAATCTTGAGTAACTTGCTTCAGATTGGCGGGAAGGTGCACAGAGGAATTCAGAACCACTTTATCAACTATCGTATTGTCAACTGAACCATCACACCCGCCGAGgtctttgaagtctttcATCACTTTGTGAAAGACAATGTTTTCATCGTCATACATCTGTTCGTTTTGATCCTTGAACGCGTAGTATTGGATTAAGCTGACTTCAATCTTGTACAGCTTGTACCCCTTTTGGAATGGATACAGGCTAACTGTTACTGGGGTAACGCCTCCAACAGGAATGGCACGGCTTGGTATTGATATTTCATACTGTAATCTGTCGGGCCAGCTTTTGCCCACCGACATCTCTTCGCCAACTGCGAGATTGTTTGGGGAAAGAGTACGAAAAATCCGCACGTATTTGTGCTTAGTGAacgcatttttgaagcccCCACGGTCCATTTGCGATTCGAATTTGTACAAGACAGATCCAGCTTGAAGACCCTCAATTGTTTCGGCAATATTTGGGGGCAATGACACTTTGAAGGGGAGCTCATAGtttcctttttgaattacAAACGTATGCCCAGGCCCCGTGCTTATTCCATCAAAAAGGCTAGTGAAGCTTTTGTCAGAGCTCTTGTCAAGCCCAATAGCAGagttgctctttttgggcttcCAAAGATTATTGATGGTGGGTGTGGAAAGCGACTGAATCAAATGTGGGCGAGGGGTAGCACCACTTGGAAGCTCCGGCTGGCTTTCGCAATGGCTCGGGTCTCCAACCGTTATACGCCCGATTGGAGAAACCAGTAAATTGTCCCAAACGCACTCAAAGATCGTGCGGCGCTCCTTAACAATACTGGCAACACTGGAATTTTTGTGGTGCCCCACCTGTAAAAACTCAAGCTTGAACGTCCCGGCAAGTTTTAGTGCAATTTTCTTCACACTGATTGTCTCTGGAACAGAAAATACTATATGACCGGATATGGGTATGGGCGACGCTTCAAGCGGTGTCCCTTGAATCAGTACAATATTTTTGTAAGATGACTTCAACCTGACATCAAAGTATATTGGTTGTGTCGAGGAAGACGAAAGCTTCCCTAGCGAAAACATTGACATTGACCTGGGCAGGGGCTCGATATACTCCTTGTGTGCCTCCGGTTTCAAGTGATTCCTTCGAGCCAATCAACCATATCGTGTTCCGACATTCAAAATCAGAGTGAAGGCGTTGAAAATGACGAGCAAATCATTTACAGTTGAACAACTAGCAAGCTTGTACGTGTTATTGCCCTGCCCACAGGCCCATGCCCTGTCTAGCTTATGACCTGCCGAAAGAGTTGTGGCTGAAGGTTTTCGAGCACCTCGGTTACGAGGACCTTTTTCAGTTTAGGTTGTGCTGCAGGCAGTTCAACAAGATTGTAACTATAGATTGGATATGGAACGACAGATGCAAGAAAAGGTGGTTAAAGAGCGATCAAGGTGATCCCTTAGCATTACGAATAAATGGGGATAAAATCGTCAACCGTGGGAAGGACTGGTTTTACTACTTCCGTTCTAGAAACCGCATTGACCAACACACTTTGAGAGTATTGCGTGCAATCAGAGAATGTAGGGACGAGGATAACTACTCGCATAACATTGAatctttgataaaatttGGAGCATTAGCGGTTCCAAATCTCAAAAAATTAGAGCTGGATAGCTACAACGACATTAGACCATATGAAGTCACATACCTCGCACGCCAGGTGCTTTTGACAATGCGCCATAAAAACCTCTTTGACTTTATTGACTCTGCAAGTAGCACTGATACAAACGAGTGGGTTCACTATTCAGAAGAAACCGTGTTTTTGCCTTTGGCGGCTATGGACCTAGCCTTTAACCGGCTCTTGCCTCATCGCATCAAGATCATGGAACATGTTCATTTCCAGGTCAAGCGTTACTACAACGACCTTTCAGAATTTATGAACTTACCTCCGACTTTAAGGGTCGATAAGCTCATGAAGTACTTATTTGAAGCTCTAGACAGTGCTCGGCTACTTCATGTCCGCCAGCGCGCCAGGTACTATCTCGATGATTTCATGTTACTCCGGGTCTATGCGGGGGAATCCAAAGGCCACCCTCTTGTTCTCCTTTCAATAATTCAAGCAGTATCCGAGCTCTATAACGTTGAGACTGTGATGTGTGAAGAGTTTCTTATTGTGAGAGATCCTAAGATTCGTGACGGTGAAACTTACATCACAATTTCGCAAGCAGGTACGCCTCGAATctttacaagaaaaaacttgatagCTTCAATGTGTCGCATTTTCCCTAGCAGACAGGTCGTACTAAGTACCGTTATCCCCAAGTTGTTGCAACCGCTGAAAACAAGGGACCTTCTGCTAAAAATCTTTGACGAATGGTCACCTTATTGTAAAAAAAGCTACTGGAATGCAGTTACTGACAAAAGCATCAATTCTCTCATGCAGTACATGCCATTTAGCAAATTTCCTGTACGCGTTTCAGATTACGACTATTTTCAAGCGTATTGGAAGGTCAAAACATCTGAACAAAGAGCGTTTCGAAATTGGGGCCAGAATCATTTCTTAAAATCTGTTGATTCACAGTACCCTCACGACAAACTTATTGTCGGAACGAGGCTCGGATGCGCCGATGAAGACGCATGCTCAGAAGGCCTTTCTCACTGCCAGGATTTGATTAACAAAAAACACATCATCGGCGCTAACTCTGCTAACCTTGCCGGCAAAATAGTTGCTGATACGAGGTTGCATACGAATTATGTCGTGTTAACAGACAGCGTTGCCAACAATGGGTCGGAATACCTAACTCTGATGGACCCTCTTGGAGAAATTAATGTGCTTCTGAAAAGCGACGTTCAATTTTTAGAGCCAGACAGCGTCAGATCTCTTGACATCAAGAGTATCATCAACCTTTTATCTCTCTCTGATCTGGGGCTATTTTTTACCAAGTTTGATCAAGTTCAGGGACTCTTTATTCCATCTGATATATTCGTAAACTATCTCAAGAGCAAGGATGCATCGAAAGGGACCGACCCAAGTGCTCAAAGGTTATAACGCTCAGACAAAATCGCTTGGCGGTTCAATTAATTCCTGCGTTTTCAATGTAATATGTAAGCAATGAATCATAATCAACGAACATACTTCTCCCCTCAGTGAGTTATAATGCTCTTTCTGAACTTTACACGACTTACACCATACCATCACTATACGGATGACAGTAATAGGAAGGGTTGTACAATTCAGAATGTTTCGTGTTGCTGCGAGGGTTAAGACAAATGCGCTATTAAGCCCTTTAAACAAGCGTTTTGCAAGCTCAAAAGTTATAGGTATTGACTTAGGGACCACGAACAGCGCAGTCGCCTATATTAGGGATCCTCTAGATCTGAACTCCGTAACAATAATAGAAAATGACGAGGGGAAGCGAACCACCCCTTCAGTTGTAGCGTACGATGCTAAAAGCGAAAAGATTCTTGTAGGTGACGCAGCTAAAAGACAGGCACTAATCAACGCTGGTAATACTTTTTATGCTACCAAAAGACTCATAGGAAGACCATTCCAAGACAAAGAAATTCAGAAAGACATTGAGCATTTACCTTATAAAGTCGTGGAGAATCCAACGAATCACCAAGCATACCTGTCGACAGCCACGGGGGAGGTTAAGTCTCCCAGTGAAATTGGATCAGCGATCCTAAActacttgaaaaagaacgCCGAGAACTATCTAAACGAAGAGATCAACAAAGCTGTAATCACAGTGCCCGCTTACTTCAACGACTCTCAAAGACAAGCAACGAAAGATGCAGGCTCAATGGCGGGCTTGAAAGTCCTTAGAGTCGTAAACGAGCccactgctgctgctttgagttttggcTTGGACACTAAAGAGTATTCCGGAATAATAGCTGTCTACGATCTTGGGGGAGGCACATTTGATATATCAATTCTGGACATCGAGGGTGGTGTTTTCGAAGTTCGTGCCACTAATGGTGACACTCACCTCGGCGGCGAAGATTTCGACAACATCTTGGTTCGCCACGTCGTGGATAAGTTTGTGGAGGCAAACCCCGAACTGGAAAAAGACGACCTTCTCCACAACCGCGAATTCATGCAAAGGATACGGATAGCTAGcgagaaggccaagatTGATCTTTCTCatgtcaaagaaaccaGCATAGACATACCTTTCGTTTACCAGAGCAAGCACGTCAAACTAGTTGTGAAGGAGCATGAATTAGATGATATGACAATGTCGCTCATAAACAAAACCATCCCACCTGTCAAAAGAGCATTAAAGGATGCTGAAATTGAGCCAGAGGAGGTTGACGAAGTTATTCTGGTGGGCGGGATGACCCGCATGCCAAAAATCAGATCCGTAGTAACTGAAACATTTGGCAAAAAACCTAACACTAGCGTAAACCCCGATGAAACTGTTGCATTGGGCGCAGCTATTCAGGGAGGGGTACTATCAGGCGAAATAAAAAatgtccttcttcttgacGTCACGCCTCTAACATTGGGCATCGAAACGTATGGAGGGGCATTTTCACCCTTAATTCCGCGTAATACCACTGTCCCAGTCAAAAAGACCGAAGTGTTTAGCACGGGCGTCGATGGCCAAAACGGCGTCGACATTAGAGTATTCCAAGGTGAGAGAGGGCTTGTGAAAGACAACAAGCTGATTGGCGACTTTAAGTTGGCTGGTATACCGCCCATGCCAAAAGGTGTTCCGCAGATTGAAGTGACTTTTGATATTGATGCTGACGGAATCATCAACGTATCTGCCTCGGAAACCAGCACGGGAAAGAATAGCTCGATAACGGTCATAGCTAATTCTGGGTTGACTGAGGAGGAGATTGCTAAGATGGTGCAAGAGGCCAACGCAAACAAAGAAATGGACAATATTCTAAGGCAGAGAGTCGAGTTAATCACCAAGGCTGACATAATGATTTCTGATACCGAAAACAcctttgaaagattcaaGGAAACTATAAATAAGAGCGCATTGTTCCCTGAAGTTTCTGCGCAGCTTAAAGACGTACGAGATCTGATAACAAAATTCAAGTCAAATGAATCAGATTTGAGCACTGACGTGAATGATGTTAAGCGTGCAACAGACGACGTACAAAAGATGGCTCTAAAACTGTTCCAAGACGCTTCGAAAAAGAACGCCAGCGGAAACTAAAGTTCGGACTATGCTTTGATTACCAAATTCGCCGCTATTCCATGTATATAATAGACCCCGGTGCGGAACACCTATCTTACCACTATAGCCTCATTTATAGGGACTTGTTCATGAACCTTCTGCGGGTAAAGGCAAGCCAGAACTTAGAGGGCTTTTCTTGGGAGTCTCTATAAAGTCTTTCCAGGAGCCTTGAGGCTAGTTCCTGGCGGAACTGCTGAATATATGTCTTCAAAAGGTCCATTTCGCTGTGGCTCTGCACAGGTACTGAGTACACGTTGTTTAGTGGGAAACCTGGAGTCCCCGGAATCGAGAAATCGTTGAGAGCAACATTAGTTAGCAGTTTCAGAGCCTCGTTGTAGGAAGTGTTGGGTCTCAGTTGTGAAAGACACTCGTTGACAAATAGGATGCCGTATATCAAGGCGCGATCAGCGGGCGACTTtatttcgaagtttttAAAGAAAGAGTTGGCGCGGAATAGGTCTAGGCATTCGTCAATGATATCGTAATCTGAGTTGGCTTGGTATGCGGGGCCGCGAAAGTTGGTCCGCAGCGGTAAAAGCACCACGTTACCCACCATACGGTCGGCTTGTGGGTCGACGGGAAACGTTGAGTGGTACGCCTAGAACAATTTTCCTGTTAGTAAAATTcaaaagacttcaaaacatggTGTTACATTTAAGACTTACAGGCATCAATGGAGGTGCTGGTcgtctttcaagcttgacaCGGTTTATGGAGTTGGGCGGGCCCCTTTAGTTCTCATTTTGATATatctaaaaaaaaatgtgTGCACTCGTACTACGCGATGTAAGCTGAGATTCGCTTTGCTGGTGAAAAATGGACTAATTTCCATCCAGCAGCTCCTGTAACAGATTAAAGGATCAAGGTACGCGGAATAAGTGAATCCTGATAGTAATAAGTGCTTCGAAAGCTTGGTGAAGGGCCGATTATAGATATCTGAGTTGGTGGGACCTAGAAAACAAGCGCCTTGAGAATCGGCAGGGAAGAAAGGCAGCTCCTTTATCACGAGCAGAAAAACGATCGCGCAGCGCACCATCAACAACAGCCGAGTGAGACAAGTATTTGCAACCGCGCTCGATAATGACAGAAGACTTGAAGGGCCTGGATGGTAGAAGACGTCTGTTCACAGAGATTTTCGGCGTGGACAGGCCCATTTCAAGATTGGAAGTGCAGGGGTCAAGCGATCACGTGCCGGACCGCATTGAACAAATCCAGTCACTGCATGATGCGATACTCACGGACATAGAAGAGGATGTGCTCCCGCCTGAGGCAGAGCACTACATCTTATCCCAAAATACTGAGGTGCGTAGTGTATCAGACACGCAGAGCTTGTCGAGTAACGAAGACCGCCTGTCGGCTGATAGCCCGCGCAAGATCATCCCAAATTCTTCGCCGAAGCGCAAGACTGGGCAGGGCAGTGCACGCCCTTTGCCTCCACCAATAAGCACGAGCTTCAGCTGTGCTGCCAACTCTACGCACGTACCATCGCCGCAGAGATCCCAAAGCGACCTTCCACGCTTGAAATCGTCGTTCAGTCAGCTTTCGATGAGCGGgcatctcaaaaagcagcagacAAACCTTAGCTCGACGCCAACcactttgaaaaagtcgccCTTGCAAGGGTTCGGCTTCTTTTCCAGACCAGGGTCAAAGGATAATTTTGATAACACACAACACCCTGCAAACAACGGACAGCAGGCTAATAGCATGAATTCTCGGTCACTTTCACTGAACTCATcgtctttgaagaatttcgcgtcttcttttcaacagaagGCGTCTAGTGGCAGAACAACTTCTCAGAAGCTCCCAggctcttcgagctcgATCTACGAAGGCAGTCACTACCAGGTTAACCCCCAAAACAATACGGGTTTAGGAATCAGAAGCAGAGAATCATCGGCCTCTTTGAATAGCTCACAAACAAACATAAATCCAAGAAAGCTTGGATCAACTCCCTCTTTGCATTATCATCGGAGAAGTAGCGCTTCTTTGCACTCTAAACCAATACTAAGCGCTACTTCGATGAAGCGACCACAAGTGTATCCTGCAATGCTATCCAGAGTTGCGACTAGGTTCAGAAAATCAGTTCAGGTTGGTGAATACAAGAAAGATGGGCTCATTTACCGAGACGCGTTTACCGGGCAACAGGCTGTCGACGTAATCTGCTCCATCATAAGAACTTCTGATCGAAATCTGGCGCTGCTTCTAGGAAGAGCTCTGGATGCCCAAAAGCTATTCCATGATGTGGTTTATGAACACAGACTGCGGGATTCTCCCAACGAGGTCTACGAATTTACTGGGAATTCCCGTATAATTGGAGCTGGTGCAACTGGAATGGTCCCGGCATCATCTCAAGACCCACTACTAATGGGATCCCATCACAACCTAATGTCAACCCATCCCTCGAAATCAACGTTAAACACATCAGCATCAACTAATTCAGTCACTAGTGAAGGGTTTGGAAAGCAAGTGGACCCCGCGAAAATGCATCAAGTCAACGGTGTTTTCACCTTGCTAGCAGAATGCTACGTTCCGACGTGCTCACGAAACAAGCTTTGTTACTCTATATCTTGCCCTCGTCGCCTTGAGCAGCAGGCAAGATTGAATCTGAAACCAAATGGCGGCTTGAAGCGTAACATATCTATGGCcgttgatgatgaagaggaggagaagCCATCATGGACAAGTTCTGTGCCCGAGGAAGTTTGGTCATCGCTGCCCAAAAAAGAGATCAAGCGCCAAGAGGCAATCTACGAAGTTTACATTACagagaagaactttgtGAAGTCTCTTGAAATCATTAGAGACACATTTATGAAATCCTTGGCGGAAACAAACATTATCGCTTCTGATATCCGAAAGAACTTCCTGAAGCATGTTTTTGCCCACGTTAACGATATTTATTCGGTGAATCGACGCTTCTTGGATGCTTTAAGCGATAGACAAAAATCTTCACCGATCGTGGATGGGATCGGTGACATTTTTTTGAGGTTCATACCATTTTTTGAGCCCTTTGTGATGTATGTTGCCTCTCGCCCGTACGCAAAGTACCTTATAGAAACTCAGAGATCTGTGAACCCTTACTTTGCAAGATTTGATGAGGATCTCATGAATTCCTCTTTGAGACACGGTATAGATTCGTTTCTATCCCAGGGTGTCTCTAGACCTGGCCGGTATATCCTTCTGGTCCGTGAAATCATCAAGTCCTCAGACTCAGAGAAGCACAAACGGGATTTAGAAAATATGAACAAGGCCCTTGAAGCCCTTCGCGAATTTATGACCCGAATTGACAGAGCCAGTGGAGCTTCTCAGGATCGGCACgacattgagcttttgaaacagaaaatccttttcaagaacgagTACGTGAACCTGGGGCTCAATGATGGCAAGCGCAAAATCAAGCATGAGGGCGTCTTGTCACGGAAAGAGCTCACAAAATCCGATAACTCTTTTGGTGGTGATATCCAGTTTTACCTACTGGACAACATGCTTCTGTTTTTAAAGGCAAAAGCAGTCAATAAATGGCAGCAGCACAAGGTTTTTCAACGGCCTATTCCGCTCCCGCTTCTCTTCGCTTGTGCAGCAGAAGACATGCCACCAATAAGAAAGTATATTAACTCGTCACCAGAATGCTCTAGTGGAATCATTTCAACCGAACACCACTACAGTAATCCAAAAAACGCCATAACGTTTTCTTACTTTGGTGCTAAACACAGGTATCAAGTGACGCTGTACGCAGCGCAGTATGCGGCTTTGCAAACCTTGCTggaaaagatcaagcagGAGCAAGCTGCATTGTTGGCGGCAAATGACATATTCAACATGACAAAGATCAACAGCAGGTTTTTCGACTTCAATAATAAAATTAATAGCGTTGCCTCATGCGACGGAGGCCGGAAGTTACTCATTGCTACAAATCAGGGATTGTATGTCAGTGACACCAAACATGAAGCTGCCTCCGAGGGGCGTAAGCCTACCACATACTTTGCGGCACCTGTGAAGATCCTGCATAAGACAAACATTACACAGGTAGCCGTATTGGAGGAGTTCCAGTCTGTTCTATTGCTAGTGgacaaaaagctttacAGCTGCCCTGTGGCTCTCTTTAAAGAGCCAAAAGATGGCACGCAgtacttcaagaagcatgCCAAGGAGTTGGTGAACCAtgtcaacttcttctcggaAGGCGACTGCGATGGCAAACGGCTCGTGGTGACGGCACACAGCTCATCTCACTCGATCAAGTATTTCGAGCACGACCACCCAATGCTGATGGagggcaagaagaacatgaagagaaagatTACGGAGATCGTCTTCGAGTCGGAGCCTGTGTCCATCTCGTTTCTCAGAACTAACTTATGCATTGGATGCAAAAAGGGATTCCAGATCGTGTCTGTGTCGCAAAACGTGCACGAGCCGCTGCTGGACCCCGCGGACACATCGCTGGAGTTTGCGCTGAAGGACGTCCTAAGGCCGCTCTCGATCTACAGAGTCGGGGCATCCATGTTCCTACTGTGCTACTCCGAGTTTGCATTTTTCGTGAACAGCCAAGGCTGGCGCAAGAAAGAGTCGTATGTGATCCACTGGGAAGGCGAGCCTCAAAAGTTTACCATCTGGTACCCCTACATATTGGCATTCGACCCCAGCTTCATTGAGATCCGCAAGATCGACACGGGAGAGCTGGTGCGCTGCGTACTGGGAGAGAAGATCCGGCTCCTGCAGGCCTCGTCGCAGCAGATCCTGTACGCGTACGAAGACGAGTACGGCTACGACACTGTGATGTCGCTCGACTTCTGGGGCAAGTGATGGGGAAGGGCGGGACGGATTTAGGTTGGCGACGGATGGCGATGGAACGATGCGCACGTGACGTCCCGTCGGGATCGTGAATTTCGCCTTcacaaaaattttttatgAATGACACTGAAAAAAATTATCAACAAAGTCttcgaactttttggtTTTCGACTTTCGAAACCTTCTACCGTGCATTTGATATTTAGTTGTAGTACTTCTAGAGCTCGCctaataaaaaaaaaaagaccaGTTCTGGCTTGGACAAGTTACTACGATGGAACAGGTTCAAACGCAAGCACAGTCGTTTGCTGCGGAGCTTCTGCAGAAAGTGGAGTCCGTGCCATGGATCAGCGTGCACACGCCGTCCATTGAGCATCCGTTCGGGCTCGAGTTGTGGCCAATCTTCAGCAAGGTGTTCGAGAAGTACGCCGGGTACCCTGCGGAGGACTTCCAGTTCATCCACAACAAGACGTTCATGGCGAACGGGTACCAGGCGGTCGGGGTGATCATCGTGTACTACATTGTGATCTTCGGCGGCCAGGCGCTGTTGCGCGCGGCGAATGCGCCGCCTTTGAAGCTCGGGTTCTTGTTCCAGCTGCACAACCTGGTGTTGACGTCCGTGtcgctggtgctgctgctgctgatggTGGAGCAGCTGGTGCCCATGGTGTGGAGCCAGGGCCTGCTGTGGTCGATCTGCCACAAGAACGCGTTCGCGCCCAAGCTGGTCACGCTGTACTACCTGAACTACCTGACCAAGTACCTGGAGCTGATCGACACCGTGTTTTTGATCctgaagagaaagaagctgctgtttCTGCACACGTACCACCACGGCGCGACCGCGCTGCTGTGCTACACGCAGCTGACCGGTAGGACCTCTGTGGAGTGGGTGCCCATCACGCTGAACCTGGGCGTCCACGTGATCATGTACTGGTACTACTTCCTGAGCGCGCGCGGCATCCGCGTGTGGTGGAAGGAGTGGGTCACGCGCTTCCAGATCATCCAGTTCCTGATCGACCTGGTTTTCGTGTACTTCGCGACCTACACGTTCTACGCGTACAAGTACTTCAACGGCATCCTGCCTAACAAGGGCACGTGCTACGGCACCCAGGCCGCGGCCGCCTACGGGTACCTGATCCTGACCTCGTACCTGGTGCTGTTCATCTCGTTCTACATCCAGAGCTACCGCAAGGGCGCGTCGAAGAAGCGCGCAGCGACGAACGCGGCGGCCAAGATTGCCACGGAGGCCACCACGGCCGCGACGACGGGCAAGCAGTCGCACGCCACCAAGGCGACGTCGAGAAAGGCCTAAGCGggctgcgcgcgcgccgcgcgcgggcCGCGTACATAGCGACTTGCCGCGGCGGGCGCCTGGCACGCACTGTAAGTAGCGTCGAAGCATAGGATAAATACGACATAAACGCGAGCGCTGTGCAGAAAAGCCGCGTGCACGTGGGCCGCCACGGCGGCCCACGTGACCCGTACACTACGACGTGGATCGCCGGGCTCACGTGAGCCCGGTTCTCGGGTCTGCGTCTCCATCACGTGAGCACGGCCGCTCGCGATTTCCGCTCCTGCCGCCTGGCCCCTCGGCGCCCGCCTTCCGCATCGGGCAACCCTGCCCGACCCTCCCGCCGTGCACCCTTTGCGCCATATCCGCCGCACTACCGCCGCACTACCGCCGCGTTACTGCCGCGCAACCGTCGCGCTTCCGCCACTTCCGCGCTTCCGTCACATCTCGCGCCCCGCGGGCTCTGCTTCCACTCCCCGTTGCGCCGCTCGCCCGTTCCTCCGTGCTTCTCCGGCCCACCCGCCGTTCTGGCCCCGAACCCTGCGCCCCGTCCACCGCCTTACACACACGCTCGCCAAGCACGTCGCCCTTTCGTGGCCGACAATCCTTCCTACACGTGCTGTTTCGTCTCCAATCCCAGCccttaaaaaaaaaacaagtgCTTCATTGGCCGCAACAAAGCCTTGCAGCTCCGGAGTACACCCATCTTACTAATTAGTTAGTCAAGCGTCGGTCGATGCGAGACCGCCGAACATCTTCTTGCCCGACGCCCTTCCCGACGGCCTGCGGCCGCGTCTAAGGACGCAGGGCGCGGCGTCCGCGGAACACTCGCTTCTTCCAGGGCCGTAACCACAGGATCAAGTGGCTTGGTCCCTCGCATAATCGGCCCCAGACGCCCGCGCAGACGCACTAGTGGCACGGCTGCGCGGCCGCTAGAGCACGCTACAGGGCGCTTCAGGGCGCTGCAAAGCGCACACACGAAATGCACATACTCACACACACTCACACACGCGCTCACACTCGCACACTAAACAAACAGCGGCCCCCTCCTGTTTTCCTCGGAAAGCATAGCCCGTGCCGCAGCTGTGGTTCCGCAGATTCCGCAGCAGGGCGCCAAGGACGCCCAGGTCAACCACGGCTGTAGGCCCCGAACGAGCGTTCGTGCGCGCACGAATGCACGAACAGGGCTTACGAGGTATTTTTCCCGCCTAGCGGATCACTAAGCAGCCTCTCTGGCTCCCCGCCCGGTGCGTGCGCGCAGCGGTACGCATCGGGCACCTGTGGGTATAAAACTACGAGGCCTGTGGTAGCGGGTGGGATCGGCAGCGGCTAAGCTTACCGCATATAGACTTGGGAAGAAAGCGCAGAATGAATGTTTCACAGTCCGTGACTCTGCCTCCGATCTCGTCGTTCGACAGTCTGGTGCGGGCCGCCGAGCACGAACACTTTGTGCGGGCCCAGCAcgggcagcggcagcgcgAGAgcgcgctgggcgcgcCGGGCGTGGGCCTCAGCGTCGGCAGCGCGGCCCACACGCCCAGCGCGCCCAGCGTGGCCAGCGTCGGCAATGTCGGGAGTCTCGGCCCGGTGCTCGTGGGAGCCTGGAGCAGCGGGTCCGATACTAcggccgcggccgccaCGCACAACTATTTTATTGCATCCGGTTCCGGCGCTTACGGCCGCGCCGACAGCCGCGGGGAAGGGGGCGCAGGGACGCGCGTCGTTCCAGGCACGACGGCAACCGCGGGAACGCGGCGCGACGCTGGGCCTTCGTTCGCTGGGACGCTCACGCGACACGAATCCGGCGGGCGCGCGAGCGTTTCGGCTCCCGAGCCCAGGCCCGGCGTCGCGCCTGTGTCGCCTGACACGaacggcagcagcggcaCGGCGGCAGGTCCCGCGCCACGCGCGGCCAAGCCACGCCGCAAGAAGCAGTGTCCCGTGTGTCACAACTTCTACGCAAACCTATCGACGCACAAGTCGTCGCACATGCTGCCGGAGCACAAGCCGCACAAGTGCCCCGTATGCGCGCGCGGGTTCACGCGGAACAACGACCTGCTGCGGCACCGCAAGCGGCA
This is a stretch of genomic DNA from Lachancea thermotolerans CBS 6340 chromosome D complete sequence. It encodes these proteins:
- the SSQ1 gene encoding Hsp70 family ATPase SSQ1 (highly similar to uniprot|Q05931 Saccharomyces cerevisiae YLR369W SSQ1 Mitochondrial hsp70-type molecular chaperone involved in the synthesis and assembly of iron/sulfur clusters into proteins), producing the protein MTVIGRVVQFRMFRVAARVKTNALLSPLNKRFASSKVIGIDLGTTNSAVAYIRDPLDLNSVTIIENDEGKRTTPSVVAYDAKSEKILVGDAAKRQALINAGNTFYATKRLIGRPFQDKEIQKDIEHLPYKVVENPTNHQAYLSTATGEVKSPSEIGSAILNYLKKNAENYLNEEINKAVITVPAYFNDSQRQATKDAGSMAGLKVLRVVNEPTAAALSFGLDTKEYSGIIAVYDLGGGTFDISILDIEGGVFEVRATNGDTHLGGEDFDNILVRHVVDKFVEANPELEKDDLLHNREFMQRIRIASEKAKIDLSHVKETSIDIPFVYQSKHVKLVVKEHELDDMTMSLINKTIPPVKRALKDAEIEPEEVDEVILVGGMTRMPKIRSVVTETFGKKPNTSVNPDETVALGAAIQGGVLSGEIKNVLLLDVTPLTLGIETYGGAFSPLIPRNTTVPVKKTEVFSTGVDGQNGVDIRVFQGERGLVKDNKLIGDFKLAGIPPMPKGVPQIEVTFDIDADGIINVSASETSTGKNSSITVIANSGLTEEEIAKMVQEANANKEMDNILRQRVELITKADIMISDTENTFERFKETINKSALFPEVSAQLKDVRDLITKFKSNESDLSTDVNDVKRATDDVQKMALKLFQDASKKNASGN
- the ARC18 gene encoding Arc18p (highly similar to uniprot|Q05933 Saccharomyces cerevisiae YLR370C ARC18 Subunit of the ARP2/3 complex which is required for the motility and integrity of cortical actin patches) — protein: MPAYHSTFPVDPQADRMVGNVVLLPLRTNFRGPAYQANSDYDIIDECLDLFRANSFFKNFEIKSPADRALIYGILFVNECLSQLRPNTSYNEALKLLTNVALNDFSIPGTPGFPLNNVYSVPVQSHSEMDLLKTYIQQFRQELASRLLERLYRDSQEKPSKFWLAFTRRRFMNKSL